One segment of Theobroma cacao cultivar B97-61/B2 chromosome 9, Criollo_cocoa_genome_V2, whole genome shotgun sequence DNA contains the following:
- the LOC108663265 gene encoding uncharacterized protein LOC108663265, whose translation MAPFEALYGRRYRSPIGWLEVGERKLLGPELVEDATEKIRMVSLTKGVMRFGKKGKLSLRYIGPFEILERVGAVAYRLALPPDLSNICLVFHVSMFRKYNPDPSHVIQYETMQLKDDLTYEEQPVAILDRQVKKLHSKNVALVKVLWRNHTSDEVTWEAEEEMRTKYPHLFDA comes from the exons atggcaccatttgaagcattatatGGAAGGAGGTACaggtcacccattggatggctGGAAGTGGGAGAAAGAAAACTCTTGGGGCCTGAGTTGGTGGAGGACGCCACTGAGAAAATACGCATG gTCTCACTAACGAAAGGAGTAATGAGATTTGGCAAGAAAGGAAAGTTGAGCCTTCGGTATATAGGACccttcgagatcttagaaagggttggagcAGTGGCATACCGTTTGGCATTACCACCAGACCTCTCAAATATTTGCCTCGTATTTCACGTGTCAATGTTTAGAAAGTATAATCCAGATCCATCTCATGTAATACAGTATGAAACCATGCAATTGAAAGATGATTTGACCTATGAGGAGCAACCGGTAGCTATCCTTGATCGGCAAGTCAAAAAGCTCCATTCAAAGAATGTGGCCTTAGTAAAAGTGTTGTGGCGAAACCACACCAGCGATgaggtaacgtgggaagcCGAGGAGGAGATGCGAACAAAGTATCCCCATCTCTTTGATGCTTAG